The following nucleotide sequence is from Clostridia bacterium.
CCTCTCTATCAGCCGGCGAAATGGTAAGCGAATTCGGGAGGAGCATAACACCACTGGAGGGTAACCTTTGGTTACCATCTCTTGCACCAAATTGCTAAGCTTCTCTAAGACTCTCTGGGCCAAGTTTGGCTCTACCGCTGGGTAGCTACCCTGGGGTAAGTTCTGAATTGAGTCAGCAATCTCTTGTTCTAAGCGCGGATGCAACGAAATTACCCTGAGCTTTCCATCTTCGCTAGCATATTTTTGGCATATGCTCCGCTTGATAGCCTGGCGAGCACCTTCAGTGAGGAAATCAGTATCTTTGCTTATCCTGGAGTTATCCGCCAGAGACTCTAAGATTCCAACCAAGTCGCGGATAGGTATCCGCTCGCGCAAAAGATTCTGTAGGACCTTTTGGACTTCGCCCACCGTTAGCAAATCTGGAAACAACTCCTCCACCACAGCCGGGTTAGTACTCTTAACCATATCAATTAGTTCTTTGGTTTCCTGTCGCCCCAGCAACTCGTGGGCATGCTGCTTGATAAACTCAGTCAGGTGAGTAATTAAAACCGTATTTGGGTCCACCACTGTAAATCCCCGGATTTCCAACGCCTCTTTTTCGGCAGGGGCCACCCACCAAGCTGGCAAGCCGAAAGCAGGCTCACGAGTTGGGATTCCTTGCACCTCATCTTCCTTTCCCGAACCCATGGCCAAGTAATGAGTGGGCATTAGCTCACCTTTCTCTATCTCTACTCCATGAATTCTAAACACGTACGCATTAGGGTCCAGGCGCAGGTTGTCACGAATTCGAATTGGGCGCACATAAATGCCTAGTTCGGTTGCACACTGCCTGCGGACGGCTGCCAAACGGTCTAAGAGGTCGCCACCCTGGCTTTCGTCAGTTAGAGGTACTAGGTTATAGCCAATTTCAATCTCCAGCGGGTCGATCTGAAAAAGAGGAAGAACGTCTTCCGGCTGCCTTCGCTGCTTCTTAAGTTCCTGCACCACCATTTCTTGCTCCCGATGGTGCCCGCGGAGAGCATAAGCTGCTACTCCGCAGATGCTGGCCAAAAACAAGAACGGAAGGTCTGGCAAACCGGGAGCGAGACCAAGCAAAGCTAGCACCACTGCGGCCAGAATGAACACCCGAGGAAAAGAGGTCAGCTGCGAGCTTACGGTTTTACCCAAGCTTTCATTGCCACTGGCCTTGGTGATCAAAATTCCAGTCCCAGTTGAAACCAAAAGGGCTGGGATCTGGGTTACCAAACCATCACCGGCAGTCAAGACTGTATAAGTTTGAAGCGCGTCACTTATAGGCATACCCTTTTGCCACATGCCAATAATTAAACCGCCCACAATGTTAATTAGGGTAATTATCAGTCCGGCTATGGCGTCGCCGCGGATGAATTTACTGGCCCCATCCATGGCGCCGAAGAACTCGGCTTCTTGTTGCAATTGTCGCCTGCGCCTGCGGGCTTCCTCTTCATCGATGAGCCCTCCATTCAAATCAGCATCGATGCTCATCTGCTTTCCCGGCATGGCATCGAGGGTAAATCGAGCGGCTACCTCGGCCACGCGGCCAGCGCCATTGGTAATCACCACAAACTGGATGACTGTAATGATAACGAAGATTATTAGTCCAACCACATAATTGCCAGCGATAACGAAACTACCAAAAGCCTGAATGACCTGGCCGGCTTGAGCATTACTGAGGATCAGCCGAGTAGAAGCCACATTTAACGCCAACCTTAATAAGGTAACCACCAATAGCAACGAAGGAAACACCGACAGCTGCAAAGGTTCGGTTATAAAGAGAGTAGTTAGAAAGATTAATATGCTCACCGTAAGGCTAAAGGTCAACAAGACATCCAGCATGGTGGGTGGCATGGGAATGATAATTATAAGGACAATACTTAGGGCTAAAACAGCAAACACAACATCGCTGTAGCTTGAGACGCGTCGTAAAGAGTTTATAAGGCTATTGGGTGTAGCCAATTACGCCCACCTCCTATGGAGCCCCTGGCGACGATAAATCATAGCTAGAACCTCAGCTACAGCCCGATATAATTCCACCGGTATCTGCTGGCCGATTTCGGTTTGATAATAGAGGCTTCGCGCCAAGGGTTGATTCTCAACAATAGGAACTTGGTGTTGGATGGCCACCTCCACGATTCGCTTGGCGATGCTGCCGGCTCCCTTGGCTATAACTAGGGGAGCATCCATTTCTTTTGGAGCATATTTCAGGGCCACGGCCAAATGGGTAGGGTTAGTAATGACTACGGTAGCATTGGGCACGTTGTGCATCATGCGATGACGTGCCAGTTGGCGCTGTTTTTCCCTCAGCCGGCTGCGCACTAATGGATCCCCCTCGGTTTGCCTAAACTCTTCTTTCA
It contains:
- the flhA gene encoding flagellar biosynthesis protein FlhA — its product is MATPNSLINSLRRVSSYSDVVFAVLALSIVLIIIIPMPPTMLDVLLTFSLTVSILIFLTTLFITEPLQLSVFPSLLLVVTLLRLALNVASTRLILSNAQAGQVIQAFGSFVIAGNYVVGLIIFVIITVIQFVVITNGAGRVAEVAARFTLDAMPGKQMSIDADLNGGLIDEEEARRRRRQLQQEAEFFGAMDGASKFIRGDAIAGLIITLINIVGGLIIGMWQKGMPISDALQTYTVLTAGDGLVTQIPALLVSTGTGILITKASGNESLGKTVSSQLTSFPRVFILAAVVLALLGLAPGLPDLPFLFLASICGVAAYALRGHHREQEMVVQELKKQRRQPEDVLPLFQIDPLEIEIGYNLVPLTDESQGGDLLDRLAAVRRQCATELGIYVRPIRIRDNLRLDPNAYVFRIHGVEIEKGELMPTHYLAMGSGKEDEVQGIPTREPAFGLPAWWVAPAEKEALEIRGFTVVDPNTVLITHLTEFIKQHAHELLGRQETKELIDMVKSTNPAVVEELFPDLLTVGEVQKVLQNLLRERIPIRDLVGILESLADNSRISKDTDFLTEGARQAIKRSICQKYASEDGKLRVISLHPRLEQEIADSIQNLPQGSYPAVEPNLAQRVLEKLSNLVQEMVTKGYPPVVLCSSRIRLPFRRLIERFLPNLAVLSMSELVPSVQVEVIGTVNGE